The genomic DNA ATCCCTGGAGCGGGAGCGTCGTTCCCGGGAGCGTGAGCGAGAGCGGTGCCTGGTGcggaaaagaataaaagatttGAGATTTGATTTTCAAATTTTAAAGTGATACACAAGAACAGACGTCTGACTTTCAGGATTTCTGTACCTTTTCCTGCGGCGGCCATACAGCTCCCTTCTCAGTTCCCTCGATATTGGTTTCAGATGCATGAAGTTGCAGAAGCCGCCTCGGGTGCACTCTCTGTAGGAAAACGGTACGTGCAGGGTTAAAGTTGGCCTCGCATTTGATAGAGCTGTGCCACGAGGGGAGAAGTTGGCTCACATACACATTCTGAGCAGCGCTACCAACCCACCAAGCAGAACACCTAATCTTTATGTCCACTGAGCAAATAACCCCCCAAATCCCAATGAAAAATCACTGAGGGAGTCATATACAGACCTATTccaaaaaattagaatatcatggaaaagttgatttatttccataattccattcaaaaagttaaactttcatAGATTGTAGATTCAGGGCAcacaatttaaacaatttcaagtatttatttgtttatttttaggtAATTTGGGCTTCCAACTCATAAAACCCACAAAAACAGGATTTCAAAAAATTAGAATACTGTGAAGAAATCAGCCCAAAATTTGCAGGGCATCAATGTTTTAAACTGAGTGTGACACACTAATCATGTACTAAACTCAAAGCACCTGCACAGGTTTCCCCAGGTGTCATTAAATTGCTTCAGTTTGGTTCAAATGTCTCAGTTCGGTTCAATATGGCGAAGACTGCAGACCTAAGAACTGGCCAGAAGACCATCACCGATACCCTCCGTAAGGGTAAGCCACAAAACTTCATAGCTAaggaggctggctgttcacagagtgcTGTGTCCAAGCATATCAATGGCAAGTCTAGTGGAAGGACAAAATGTGGCAAGAGGAGATGCACCAGCAAAAAAGATGACCGTGGGCTTCAGCGGATTATCAAAAAGAGAAGATTCAAGAATCTGTCAGAGATCCAGAAAGAGTGGAATGAAGTTGGAGTCACAGCTTCAAAAACCACCACATTCAGACGCATCCGGGAGATGGGCTACAACTGTCGGGTCACTTCTGAACCTGAGCCCACGTAGGAAGCGTCTCAACTGGGTCAAGGAGAAGAAGGGCTGGACCGTTTGCCAGTGGTCCAAGGTCCTCTTTTCCAATGAAAGTAAAGTGTGCCTTTCATTCGGGAATCAAGATCCAAGGGTTTGGAGGAAGACGGGTGAGGAACAGAGCCCAAagtgcttgaggtccagtgtgaaATACCCACAGTCAGTCAGTCTACCAGAATGTTTTAGAGGACTTCATGATTCCTTCTGCTGAGGATCtgtatggagatgcagatttcatcttCTACCAGGACCTGGCCCCTGCCCATGCCGCCAGAAGCACCAAAGCCTGGTTTGATGCCCATGCCATCACAGTGCTTGACTGGCCAGCCAACTCGCCGGACCTAAACCCCACTGAGAATCTATGGGGTATTCTCAAGAGAAAAATGAGGGCCACCAGATCCAACAACAAAGAAGAGCTGCCAGCAAGCATCAAGGAAACCTGGGCTTCATAACTCCCAGGCAATGCCACAGGATGACTGGCTCAATGCCACGTCGCATCGAGGCAGTGATTAAAGCAAAGGGATTCCCAACCAAATACTGAAGATTGACATATCGTTTTGAAAGTACCatattttgattgatttgatttgatcctaatttctttttttttcctgcaaaaaCTGAGAAGTAATTTGGGCTGATTTCTCCACAGTATTCAAATTTTTTGAAATCCTATTTTCGTGGGCTTTATGAGCTGGAAGTCCAAATtatgtaaaacaaataaatacttgaaattGTTTAAACTGTGGGCCCTGAATCTATAATCTatgaaagtttaactttttgaatggaattattgAAATTAATCAGCTTTTCCATGATATTCAAATTTTTTGGAATGGGTCTGTATATATATGACATATAAGACGTGCACTAGCAGTCGATTGTAAGTTAGAAAGCTTCTGCCCTGACTCATGAGCAACAAAAACACTAGTTAACCTAAGTATTCATATGTAGTACAGTTCAACAGTTAACAGTTGGTTCTAAGACGTTATGCAGCAAACCAATCTGTCTTTGACGACAGGGCAGCCCTGCTAACCAGCGGCGTTCTGCAGTTCtctgatgcagaaaatgttcaGTTGCATCAGCTGTGTCAGAGTAACTGATAAACGAGTACTCGACCACACTCACGTTTACGTGAATGCTAAACAAAGAGCACGAACCTCACACAGAAAAGATATTACGCATGGCACAAAGTACCACATATTTGAGTCTGATTATTCAGCAGTTTCCAAATGCCCTTAAAAGGACACACAATATTTGTCTGGACAATGTTTAACCATGACTGCTTTCTTTAAGAATAAaccatctttttctttctagtTTAATATTTTAGAATATTAGTCGGCCGGTTAATTTAGCAGATTTATACCTCTGTTATTAAACATCACACTGCATTTTTCCGCCTCACAGACTGAAGTTAGACTCACCCCATTTCATACTGGCGGCAGCAGGCTTCCCTGAAGTCAGTGACGGGGGAGAGCTCTGCGTGGATGGGCTGGCCGTTGAACCAGCGGTTGTTCAGGTCCATAACGGCTTTCTCTGCATCCTCCTCATGACGAAACTACGGTCAAAGGACACACACGTACGTAGGGCGTTACAGGCCGAAGCCCATCATATTGATTCAAGCCCCTGTAAAAACACTGAGGTCCTAAGACCGACCTTGACATAAACGTTGCCGACGAGGTGGTCGCCTAAGTTATCGCACACGTTCATCTCCTCAACTTCTCCGTACTTCTCCTCCATCTCTGTGAACACCTCCTGTGTAGGAAATaggaataaaaaacaacaaacaaaaacctgtcaaacaggttttatttcatatttaaaacattttaaccaGTAAACTGGTTTAACCCAGGTGGAGGTAATGTAAAGACATACACTGGGTACTGCGTAAAAGTAGTTGTGTAACAGTTTGACACTGCTTAGACACAAAGTAGGGAGTGATGCTGTTAATGTGGAGTCATGCTGATAGGCTTTTAATCAGAAGTAATACATTGCATAATAGCCAAGAAGGATTAACCTTAACCTTTGCCAACAATTATCTCTATAATACATGCTGATCATTTTatcagtgtgttttttaaaatctcatATTCAAGACTTATGAACAAGATAAactcataaatcattttttattagGTTATTTATTTGGGCACCCGCATTTCCCCAAGAAGAAAAGCAGCTTAATATCAGCCCCACCCCCCAAACCAATAAAAGATTCTTGCTTCATAAATACATTGTCAATAACACGTTGCTCTTTTTGGCCGAAATAGATCACACATGGCAGATAACGCAGTGGTGACATGCAACAGTGCAACACGTGGGACAGAAatgagacacaaaaggtcactCACCTCGAAGAACTCGTCGTAGTGCTCCTGCATTTCCACATCGCTGACAGCGCCTACAACACGCCAAAAAGGGGGCAGTCAAGGCAAAGGCAGATGGACACCGGTGGTAAAAGACTCAGTCCAAGTAAAGCAACATGAAATCTTGCTAAACCCTGCTAATAATGAAAGATTAACAAAGACTCTGAATGAGATGCTACTAGAGCTGACCCCTTTTGGTCTGCTCCAGGCTGGTggttttactttaaaatgacattttccaGTGTTCAGCCACCTTTACACAACAGTGAGTGCAGACAGTTCCTAACACTAAACCTCAGAATATACATGTATTTTAGGTAAGCcatttaactaattaatgatgaACCCCTGACTAAGTTGGGGTCATCACCAGTAGAAGCCAGCTTCAGCAATCACTGTGTACTCAGCATGAAACCTTTTAGTGTAGAAAACCCAGAAACAGTACTTGTAATTATAGCTTTTCGATTTATCACAACATGAAAATTAAGGAAGTGAAAGAAAAGCTGCTCTTTGCACATCAGTGCACAACACTGACTGGGCTAATTGAAGTCAGGCCTGGAAAACATGCAAGACAGCATGATGCCAGGAACCTGTGTGTACAGAGGACACATTTCTACACTTGACCAAATTTATGTGGGGAGGTGTGGTATAATGAATTAAGTGCAGTCAGTGCTGGAGGGTCCTGCAGATGAAGGGAGAACTTACAGTGTAAACATCAGCAGACTGGGCAGAGTTTTCAAGGTTATGAAGGTAAATGTTCAAGAGGGAAATGGTCTGAAATACAAAACGTAAACTGCTGTGATATAAATCCAACCGAATACAGAgctggggaggaaaaaaatgttattagaTAATTTCTGTTCCTGCTGATCATGTGATGGCTACAGCTATATTCACAATCTCACGAAAAACTGCACCGTCATTCATTGGAATGCAAACACCCCTTCACTGttttttgtgctaatatagcaGGTTAGTGGTAGACACAGGCAAGATTTTCAGTCTGTAATGTAGCTTCAATTTCCAGCATGATATAAAATGTTAGTTCAGCATGAAAAGGTTGTAATCTCAATAAAGAAGGTCTAAAAGAATTGTACTGGACTCAAGGTTTAATTTTGGAGGTAGCAGATCAGTAAGTCACATCTGTTTGGTCTCTTATAGTGTTTCCATTACATGAAAAATCAGCTTTAAGATTCATAACTCAAAATAATGGACAATCTTAACTGGGGTCAAAAGTTGTTCCTTAAAACAATCAAAGGCTCGGTGGAGTTTAATGGTTAAGCACCACTTGGATTTTCCATTGaagtggacctattatgctcatttccagtaGCTCTGCATGGCTCACATTTGAAGGATAATCTATGcttatcttatactgggcttTGGTGCAAAAACCCAGTTCACCATCTGTCTGGAACTGGAGCTGTTACGGCTCGCATTGCCTTCCTGTTAAATTAACTGTCTTCTAATAGGCTGCCCCTCATAACAAGAGCAGCAGGCAGGTGAGGTTTCTGTGCCCAGCTGTGGGCACAGTCTATGACATCACTAAGAACACAGAGtataaaaaaactgtctgaaactgagcattCAGAGCACTCTGAAGGACGACTTGACACTCACAGAGACTACTTGTACATAAGCTCGCCTCATTatctgaaactttggccattATTCACCAGTACAGGAATACAAGAAAAAGCATAATAACTCCACTTCAATactttgccctttttttttaatgaaattaatcaAGTACAGGGTAACTGTGTTGAGATCAAAAGGCTCATTAGCCTATTAACACCAAAGCTAATATATACCTGTTAGATGTGTAGTTTTAATACagaatcaaaagaaaaacagatacaCAAATTCTCAAATCCCAGATAGCCTATGACTCCATTACACACCTACCTGTATGAGAGGGTCTGCTTCAGCTCTGCCAGACTGGGCTCAACATATTTACTGACCCGAATTCTTACATAATCAGCAGAGTCTGTAACTACTGTTTGCTTTTTAGTGTCACTGGTCGGACGGTTACTCTGAGTTACTTGAAGGCCCATGAGGCCAAAAAAAGAGGCATCTGAAGCAGGTGTTCATGCTTCGTGTTTGTGTTGGCTGAGTGGTTCCCAAACAAGTCCTCCCGGGCCCCCATCAGGAGATAAAAACATCTTTCATGGTCACCGTTCACATGTAATTATACAAACACACTTTCCTCAAAAACAGCTTTGTTGCAGTTAATACAGAATTACAACTTCAGTGTGCAACACtactaaaaacaaagaaataagcaACTTCAAAGTATGAAGTGACTTCATTCTGCCAGAACCTAATATTGAGACATAGGACTCCCTGTGGTCTATCTTCATTGACTGATGTGGTGACTGAGATGAGCCTCTGCATAGTTTCAAATCTTTTTTATTAACTGGTTGTAATGTTTGGGTTCTTTTCCAAATTGTTCTGGCTTTGCTTCAAAGAATCATGTGTCAGTATTATTTGGCCCTGCTCAGCCCTTCCTGTTCATAACGCCGCCTCCCTAGTTTGGGAACCACTGTGTAACACATACATTAAATATACATTAACAGTGTTGGGGATCAATGGGAGATAATGAGGTCCGCACCAGTTCTCCAGTGAAGAAGGCTGAAGCAGTCCCTCAGATGTGCTTTTATATTGGAGCAGTGCTTTTTTGGAAACAAAGTAGAAGGTTGCTGACAAATGTTTCACTTACAGCGAGACGCGTCGGCCGTCTGCGCACTGTTCTGGGGATTGCGGTAGATGTTCTGAATCAGGATGGTCTGTggaggaaagaagaaacaaGGACTGTCAGGTTTTCAACCTTTTCTGTTAACATGAACTTCTGTTTGACCCTGACAGGCATACAATGCTTTGGCAcactgaagaaaagaaacatgatAAGTATGACATGTTGGGGTCAGTGTTAAACTACACCAGAATGTAAGCTGACCTGGACTGTAGCACGTTTACATTTTCCCCACTTCCTCATGTAagccaacacttttttttttttttttttttaagagtaacCCCAATGAACCTAGTCTCAAGAGCCTGAGGGAAAAAAtaagtgactggacttctttcaatttctttgaagatgtttcacctctcatcaaagaggcttcttcagtcctAAAACCAAGGGTCCCTGGCAAACTCTAGCAGGGGTGTCTCCTTTGGAGCTGGTGGAGGAGGTGATGATCACTGCTGAGCATGTACATCTTTACATGAAccaaagtgtgaaaaaagtCATGGTGGTGAAACCAATGTGAGACCTGAACCACCCTACCATGCAACCTAGGCTGCTTTTCCACCGAcagggtgccggtgccagtatttgaaccgttcagaggtttttccaccacgaacgcactcggtgctcggccgaaaaatgggtacaactcgggccccgcaagctagctggtctggaaccaagaacgcgtgacgaaagcggcaga from Archocentrus centrarchus isolate MPI-CPG fArcCen1 chromosome 2, fArcCen1, whole genome shotgun sequence includes the following:
- the LOC115794136 gene encoding splicing factor U2AF 35 kDa subunit isoform X1, which encodes MAEYLASIFGTEKDKVNCSFYFKIGACRHGDRCSRLHNKPTFSQTILIQNIYRNPQNSAQTADASRCAVSDVEMQEHYDEFFEEVFTEMEEKYGEVEEMNVCDNLGDHLVGNVYVKFRHEEDAEKAVMDLNNRWFNGQPIHAELSPVTDFREACCRQYEMGECTRGGFCNFMHLKPISRELRRELYGRRRKRHRSRSRSRERRSRSRDRRRDRERRRSRDRERSGRF
- the LOC115794136 gene encoding splicing factor U2AF 35 kDa subunit isoform X2; protein product: MQEHYDEFFEEVFTEMEEKYGEVEEMNVCDNLGDHLVGNVYVKFRHEEDAEKAVMDLNNRWFNGQPIHAELSPVTDFREACCRQYEMGECTRGGFCNFMHLKPISRELRRELYGRRRKRHRSRSRSRERRSRSRDRRRDRERRRSRDRERSGRF